In one window of Vanrija pseudolonga chromosome 5, complete sequence DNA:
- the TGFBI gene encoding Transforming growth factor-beta-induced protein ig-h3, whose product MRMRLSLASSASVIAAAALTTLITLAANTHARPLVNLDPTDAQAPFEASSNSGAGAWWDHHSVVGGAADSLTIWGRLTRDDNYAMLVRVLEFEQDTIALLDDPDAQITLFAPSNDALRGGGLNPSAPSTLPDLAAALSAPGAHVHRARWKNLAHNLLRYHIVPSPAPLSAIARNSTLPTALKPFDGSGAGIARRIHVEHSLVPLRPALRVNWWAKVVSSAPATNGYLHTLDQALVPPSSVFEEMFLVSRYLSTTTTAIQRAGLDLGWEDGEGEPLVTAFAPSNDAWNALPADLHYFLFSRKGNKALKKLLKYHTAPGVLLLSEVVAGAEAEGEVKADGTFKRVVELESGSGEQLQVTLEKARLLPINGAVKTSVKINGVKARLIDVPATNGAWHMIDKVLVPPARGASPRGGWADWQLWLDDWASSA is encoded by the exons ATGAGAATGAGGTTATCtctggcctcctcggcctcggtcatcgcagccgcagccttgACAACACTCATCACACTCGCCGCAAACACGCACGCAAGACCACTCGTAAACCTCGACCCAACAGACGCCCAGGCCCCCTTTGaagccagcagcaacagcggcgccggcgcatgGTGGGACCACCACTCGGTcgttggcggcgctgccgacTCGCTCACCATCTGGGGCCGCCTCACCCGCGATGACAACTATGCCATGctcgtgcgcgtgctcgag TTTGAGCAGGACACGATCGCGCTTctcgacgaccccgacgcgcaGATTACCTTGTTTGCCCCGAGCAACGATGCActgcgtggcggcggg CTGAACCCCTCGGCTCCGAGCACGCTGCCCGATCTCGCGGCAGCGCTGTCCGCGCCCGGCGCCCACGTCCACCGCGCGCGGTGGAAGAACCTCGCGCACAACCTGTTGCGGTACCACATCGTGCCATCCCCCGCACCGCTCTCGGCGATTGCACGCAACTCCACACTGCCGACAGCGCTTAAGCCGTTCGATGGGAGCGGTGCGGGCATCGCACGGCGGATCCACGTCGAGCACAGCCTAGTGCCCCTGCGCCCGGCGCTGCGTGTCAACTGGTGGGCCAAGGtcgtgagctcggcgcccgccACCAACGGATACCTCCACACGCTCGATcaggcgctcgtgccgcccagctcggtGTTCGAGGAGATGTTCCTCGTCTCGCGATACCTGAgtacgacgacaacggcgatCCAGCGagccggcctcgacctggGCTGGGAAGACGGCGAAGGCGAGCCCCTCGTGACGGCGTTTGCGCCATCCAACGACGCGTGGAACGCGCTACCGGCCGACCTGCACTACTTCCTGTTCTCACGCAAAGGGaacaaggcgctcaagaagcTGCTCAAATACCACACGGCGCcgggcgtgctgctgctgtccgaggtcgtcgctggcgccgaggccgagggcgaggtcaaggcggACGGGACGTTCAAGCGGGTTGTAGAGCTCGAGAGTGGCTCTGGGGAGCAGTTGCAAGTGACGTTGGAGAAGGCTCGGCTGCTGCCTATTAATG GCGCGGTCAAGACCAGCGTCAAGATAAACGGCGTCAAGGCCAGGCTCATCGATGTGCCAGCCACCAACGGCGCATGGCACATGATCGACAAGGTgctggtgccgccggcgcgcggcgcgagcccgaggggAGGATGGGCAGACTGGCAGTT GTGGCTCGACGACTGGGCTTCAAGCGCATGA
- the SCO3172_1 gene encoding Baeyer-Villiger monooxygenase gives MGDAPEKSRVDEVINVGEGPSVFIVGAGIGAISLGLELDRNGLTNWKMYERMGGVGGTWWTNRYPGCRCDVPVIVYSHSRFPNPNWTETHPSRAEMQQYWQDITENQNLTSRINLNTNVVRADWDPKRKVYYVTIDSPTGRRVIETQIIVSAAGGLSNPRMIDAKNRSLYKGTMVHAADWPEELTIDSLKGKHVVVVGNGCSGVQIIGELGTHKDINITGVARTKQWFVPSNPIRPYSSQKRHSVPYPAAVRALFKYLPVTQWVARMVIIKVMDSVFYLSLDKEGAKARKFVEKQFGTWMKKRLPEYMRKDAVPDHSIGARRLIFEDGYFEALNQPNVKAIRGKVVEFKEDSVVLDTGDEVKADLIVLATGYDAETKHFDVNGASDKTSNYKSNAEWQMYHGVSLPGMSNWFALLGNNTGINHMSILAILEINANYITELIKNMRDYNVKELSPKKEKAIEYDDWVQKELHRTTWYQTETYWRTGGGKGKIFTHYPGSVAQFKRQNGHPEFEDFEGGEVIVKGHRNRKILRSLLLIGAIVAASYTAPGAQVKDVVLGTAESTIHKVYEWTLNRVVG, from the exons ATGGGCGACGCACCGGAGAAGTCGAGGGTCGACGAGGTTATcaacgtcggcgagggcccGAGCGTCTTtatcgtcggcgcggg CATCGGCGCCAtctcgctcggcctcgagctcgaccgtAACGGCCTGACCAACTGGAAG ATGTACGAGCGcatgggcggcgtcggcggcacgtGGTGGACCAACCGGTATCC CGGATGCCGATGCGA CGTCCCCGTCATCGTCTACTCGCACTCGCGTTTCCCGAACCCCAACTGGACCGAGACGCACCCCAGCCGCGCCGAGATGCAGCagt ACTGGCAGGACATCACCGAGAACCAGAACCTCACGTCGCGCATCAACCTCAACACCAacgtcgtccgcgccgactgGGATCCCAAGCGCAAGGTGTACTACGTGACGATCGACTCGCCCACGGGCCGCCGCGTCATCGAGACGCAGATCATCGTGTCGGCCGCGGGCGGCCTGTCGAACCCGCGCATGATCGACGCCAAGAACCGCTCCCTGTACAAGGGCACGATggtgcacgccgccgactggCCCGAGGAGCTGACGATCGACTcgctcaagggcaagcacgtcgtcgtcgtcggcaacgGCTGCTCGGGCGTCCAGAtcatcggcgagctcggtACCCACAAGGACATCAACATCacgggcgtcgcgcgcaccaAGCAGTGGTTCGTGCCCTCCAACCCCATCCGCCCGTACTCGTCGCAGAAGCGCCACTCGGTGCCCTACCCCGCTGCCGTGCGTGCCCTGTTCAAGTACCTCCCCGTCACGCAATGGGTCGCCCGCATGGTCATCATCAAGGTTATGGACTCGGTCTTCTACCTCTCGCTTGACAAGGAGGGTGCCAAGGCGCGCAAGTTTGTCGAGAAG CAATTCGGCACCTGGATGAAGAAGCGTCTGCCCGAGTACATGCGCAAGGACGCGGTCCCCGACCACTCGatcggcgcccgccgcctcatCTTCGAGGACGGTTACTTTGAGGCGCTCAACCAGCCCAACGTCAAGGCCATccgcggcaaggtcgtcgagttcaaggaggactcggtcgtcctcgacactggcgacgaggtcaaggccgaccttatcgtcctcgccaccggcTATGACGCCGAGACGAAGCACTTTGACGTCAACGGCGCGTCGGACAAGACGTCAAACTACAAGTCGAACGCCGAGTGGCAGATGTACCACGGTGTCTCGCTGCCTGGTATGAGCAACTGGTTCGCCCTGCTCGGCAACAACACGGGTATCAACCACA TGtccatcctcgccatcctcgagaTCAACGCAAACTACATCACCGAGCTGATCAAAAACATGCGCGACTACAACGTCAAGGAGCTGTCGcccaagaaggagaaggcgaTCGAGTACGACGACTGGGTCCAGAAGGAGCTGCACCGCACGACATGGTACCAGACCGAGACGTACTGGCgtaccggcggcggcaagggcaagatcTTCACCCACTACCCCGGCTCGGTGGCGCAGTTCAAGCGCCAGAACGGCCACCCCGAATTTGAGGACTttgagggcggcgaggtcatcGTCAAGGGCCACCGCAACCGCAAGATCCTGCGCTCGCTCCTGCTCATCGGCGCCATCGTCGCGGCGAGCTACACTGCCCCCGGCGCACAGGTCAAGGACGTGGTCCTCGGCACGGCCGAGAGCACCATTCACAAGGTGTATGAGTGGACGCTGAACCGCGTCGTTGGTtaa
- the ARI_1 gene encoding Aldehyde reductase 1 gives MSLGRTIKLNNGVSIPQIGFGTWQSAPGEVGRATEEALKAGYRHVDAAWIYRNQPELAEGIKASGVPRSDIFITSKLWNTAHRVADVEKNIDETLKQLDTDYLDLLLIHWPVAFVPGGSPLPLNEDKTEVLIDFEAPGIAATWAELVRIQKETKKLRAIGVSNFTKEQIETIIKATGVVPAVNQVEAHPQAYNPDLWQYAADKGIHITAYSPLGNNVGGTRALNAPEVKAIADKLGKTPAQVLIAWGAAKGFIVIPKSVTPERIASNFETFDLPKEDVEAITAWGAANRNHGAVPATFKPKWPINIFNYPEEQGEKPVW, from the exons ATGTCCCTCGGCCGCACCATCAAGCTCAACAACGGCGTCTCGATCCCTCAGATCGGCTTCGGCACCTGGCAATCGGCACccggcgaggtcggtcgTGCTACTGAGGAGGCTCTCAAGGCGGGTTATCGTCATGTGGACGCTGCTTGGATCTATA GGAACcagcccgagctcgctgaGGGCATCAAGGCGTCTGGCGTGCCCCGCTCGGACATCTTCATCACATCCAAGCTCTGGAACACGGCccaccgcgtcgccgacgtcgagaagAACATTGACGAGacgctcaagcagctcgacacggactacctcgacctcctcctgATCCACTGGCCTGTGGCCTTTGTCCCCGGCGGCTCGCCGCTCCCCCTCAACGAGGACAAGACCGAGGTCCTCATCGACTTTGAGGCGCCCGGTATCGCCGCCACCTGGGCCGAGCTGGTCCGCATCCAGAAGGAGACGAAGAAGCTGCGCGCGATCGGCGTGTCCAACTTCACCAAGGAGCAGATCGAGACCATCATCAAGGCGACTGGCGTCGTCCCCGCCGTCAACCAGGTCGAGGCGCACCCCCAGGCCTACAACCCCGACCTGTGGCAGTACGCTGCCGACAAGGGCATCCACATCACGGCGTACTCGCCCCTCGGCAACAATGTCGGCGGCACGCGTGCGCTCAACGCgcccgaggtcaaggccatcgccgacaagctcggcaagaCGCCCGCGCAGGTCCTGATTGCGTGgggcgccgccaagggctTCATCGTCATCCCCAAGAGCGTGACGCCCGAGCGCATTGCT TCCAACTTTGAGACGTTCGACCTGCCcaaggaggacgtcgaggccatcaCCGCCTGGGGCGCCGCCAACCGCAaccacggcgccgtgcccgccacCTTCAAGCCCAAGTGGCCCATCAACATCTTCAACTACCCCGAGGAGCAGGGCGAGAAGCCCGTGTGGTAG
- the BB_0024 gene encoding putative protein: MMGLSSISTSALALLLVLAGSATADTCTQNRLHTTYPAPVAADGWSYRLIAHGLQRPRSILFDDSGALLVLESGKGVTRLTFNDSGGSCLGVKEHKTVVANTALNHGLQILNGSLLASTDNDVLSWRYDAGAGSVDTASQQVLVTNMTNSGHKTRTLLVTSRSQLLVSRGSAGNADPAAVEKTTGHCHIRAFTPSSTTADFASGGETVGWGLRNSVGIAEHPDGGIWSVENSVDNLSRQGTDIHKDNPGEELNYHGNVTNLRGANHGYPLCYALWGKDGFPNLGSLSVGDQFAVEAAEGVNVSPPTDAQCNTDYAAPALAFQAHTAPLDIVFDKNGSNAYITFHGSWNRESPVGYAVSRVAFANGRPVEGQASTQAVTDILRNADISGCPSKCFRPVGLAWDSAGRLWFSSDSTGEIFVLAHGGDAFAGDGGDSGAGATRASLAAIVGAVAASWLLTRI; encoded by the exons ATGATGGGACTGAGCTCGATAtccacctcggccctcgccctcctcctcgtgctcgccgggAGTGCGACAGCCGACACATGTACCCAGAACCGCCTGCACACGACGTACCCGGCCCCAGTCGCAGCCGATGGGTGGTCGTACCGCCTGATCGCCCACGGGCTCCAACGACCCCGTAGCATCCTCttcgacgacagcggcgcgctcctcgttcTCGAGTCGGGCAAGGGCGTCACGCGTCTCACATTCAACGATAGCGGCGGGAGCTGTCTCGGCGTCAAGGAGCACAAGACGGTAGTGGCCAATACCGCG CTCAACCACGGCCTGCAGATCCTCAACGGCTCGCTGCTGGCTAGCACGGATAACGACGTCCTGTCATGGCGGTACGATGCCGGTGCGGGCAGTGTGGACACGGCGAGCCAGCAGGTGCTGGTGACCAACATGACCAACTCTGGACACAAGACGCGCACTCTTCTCGTGACATCTCGCTCACAGCTGCTCGTGTCGCGCGGCAGTGCAGGCAATGCCGATCCAGCAGCCGTTGAGAAGACCACTGGCCACTGCCATATCCGCGCGTTCActccgtcgtcgacgacggccgactttgccagcggcggcgagacggtCGGCTGGGGGCTGCGCAACagcgtcggcatcgccgaGCACCCGGACGGTGGAATCTGGTCGGTTGAGAACAGCGTCGACAACTTGTCACGGCAGGGCACCGACATCCACAAGGACAACCccggcgaggagctcaacTACCACGGCAACGTTACGAACCTGCGCGGCGCGAACCACGGCTACCCGCTCTGCTACGCGCTCTGGGGAAAGGACGGGTTCCCGAACCTAGGCAGCCTGTCTGTCGGGGACCAGTTCGCGGTAGAGGCAGCAGAGGGCGTAAACGTTTCCCCGCCGACCGATGCTCAGTGCAACACGGACtacgcggcgccggcgcttgCCTTCCAGGCGCACACTGCCCCGCTGGACATCGTGTTCGACAAGAATGGGAGCAACGCTTACATTACGTTCCACGGAAGCT GGAACCGAGAGTCGCCGGTAGGATACGCCGTCAGTCGCGTCGCGTTCGCCAACGGCCGCCCGGTCGAGGGGCAAGCGAGCACGCAGGCAGTGACGGATATCCTCCGTAACGCGGATATCAGCGGCTGCCCCTCCAAGTGCTTCAGGCCGGTCGGTCTTGCGTGGGACTCGGCTGGCAGGCTGTGGTtctcgagcgactcgacaGGCGAGATCTTCGTGCTGGCTCATGGAGGCGACGCTTTCGCCGGAGACGGCGGAGACAGCGGAGCCGGGGCGACGAGAGCATCGCTTGCCGCTATTGTCGGCGCTGTGGCGGCCTCCTGGCTCCTCACCAGGATCTGA
- the SPAC1002.16c_2 gene encoding putative transporterc translates to MAYEKEVDVVDVASVLSHEVTNANNEKDRAPLNPVLEEYLAMEPADRAAFDKKLLRRMDWHLIPWMTFLYLMSFLDRVNVGTAKLWNLERDLHLNSQQFANVTLVFFVSYVAFEIPSNLVLKKLRPSRFIPGIVIIWSLFQIFMGLVTNYGQLLALRFCLGAAEAGLFPGLSFYLNGWYRREELSQRMAFFWGGAVLAGAFGGIFGWGLGHMQGVGGKPGWAWIFIIEGLMTFVCGIASFWLIYDWPDRARFLTDLEREVIHYRLKLDSGLATQGAFSWKAIRRGVTDWKTITFMINYVGPAQCMYSLVMFAPSILASLGSWTRPQSLLLSVPPYALAFGTTIFTGYLSDKWFKRGIFNMFWGTLAVVGYVILMVTKQPAAKYFAVFLTTMSAAPMISTTIVWCGNNFGSHYKKATAMGMIFSSGNSAGIWAALAYRSKDPKPTYIPGHATAMSFAAANVITSVILWFFMRRENQRREREYGPAPGPEELHDIDDPAYRAKWGLEGLTHDEILNLGDDHPAFRYVL, encoded by the exons ATGGCCTACGAGAAGGAAGTTGAcgttgtcgacgtcgcgtcGGTGCTCTCGCACGAGGTGACGAACGCGAACAACGAGAAGGatcgcgcgccgctcaaccCCGTTCTGGAGGAGTACCTCGCCATGGAGCCCGCCGACCGGGCGGCGTTCGACAAGAAGCTGCTCCGCAGGATGGACTGGCATCTTATTCCATGGATGAC CTTCCTCTACCTCATGTCGTTCCTCGACCGAGTCAACGTCGGCACGGCCAAGCTCTGGA ACCTCGAACGCGACCTCCACCTCAACTCGCAGCAGTTCGCCAACGTGACTCTCG TCTTCTTCGTGTCCTACGTCGCGTTTGAGATTCCCTccaacctcgtcctcaagAAGCTCCGCCCGTCCCGCTTCATCCCCGGCATCGTGATCATCTGGTCGCTGTTCCAGATCTTCA TGGGCCTCGTAACCAACTACGGCCAGCTTCTCGCCCTCCGCTTCtgtctcggcgcggccgaggccggcctcTTCCCCGGCCTCAGCTTCTACCTCAACGGGTGGTACCGCCGTGAGGAGCTGTCCCAGCGCATGGCCTTCTTCTGGGGCGGTGCtgtgctcgccggcgcatTCGGCGGCATCTTTGGCTGGGGGCTCGGGCACATgcagggcgtcggcggcaaaCCGGGCTGGGCGTGGATCTTCATCATTGAGGGCCTTATGACGTTCGTCTGCGGCATCGCGAGCTTCTGG CTTATCTACGACTGGCCCGACCGCGCCCGCTTCCTCACCGAcctggagcgcgaggtcATCCACTACCGCCTCAAGCTCGACTCGGGCCTCGCGACGCAGGGCGCCTTCTCGTGGAAGGCGATACGTCGCGGCGTCACCGACTGGAAGACGATCACCTTCATGATCAACTACGTCGGCCCAGCCCAGTGCATGTACTCGCTGGTCATGTTCGCGCCGTCCATCCTGGCGTCACTCGGCTCGTGGACCCGCCCCCAGTCGTTGTTGCTCTCGGTTCCCCCTTACGCCCTTGCGTTCGGCACCACAATCTTCACCGGCTACCTCTCCGACAAGTGGTTCAAGCGCGGTATCTTCAACATGTTCTGGggcacgctcgccgtcgtcggctaTGTCATTCTCATGGTGACCAAGCAGCCCGCAGCCAAGTACTTCGCCGTCTTCCTCACCACCatgtcggccgcgccgatgaTCTCCACCACGATCGTATGGTGCGGCAACAACTTTGGATCGCACTACAAGAAGGCGACGGCCATGGGCATGATCTTCTCGTCGGGCAACTCGGCAGGTATCTGGGCCGCGCTCGCCTACAGATCCAAGGACCCAAAGCCCACCTACATCCCCGGCCACGCGACGGCCATGTCCTTTGCAGCCGCCAACGTCATCACGTCCGTCATTCTTTGGTTCTTCATGCGCCGCGAGAaccagcgccgcgagcgcgagtacgGCCCCGCCCCTGGCCCCGAGGAGCTGCATGACATTGACGACCCGGCGTACCGCGCCAAGTGGGGTCTCGAGGGTCTCACCCACGACGAGATTCTCAAccttggcgacgaccacCCAGCGTTCCGCTATGTCCTGTAA
- the freB_1 gene encoding Ferric/cupric reductase transmembrane component B encodes MRAHSAALHSALFTALLILILPSCLASKHVPGLPALRLQTRPGLCYEACESTLHDIRFVDEHAKRNKYTRRASSVLWLTSAVHCMDKRCDAGSMSEGYRVMRNTFLHEADVDIGTDPDQYRNATLLESCQDVHTLSREAEKRTFNTTVLPERHDWEVAYNTLYTWDVNMIYHHGFDEFLYLLLGIMLACGIADHVVGWLRRSCGGAASGDVKYTSLVDSGSIDLAGSSWSQRYLTWYRKYIDTPALFGYRHVQAAWGGWVSLPTRLESTIIGLYIAANVLFTLCPYPMAPENRFWPGRPDQELSRYIADRTGIMCFWNLPLLWALAGRNNVVLWLTSWSYSSLNMFHRWVARVATAQAVIHSLAYLYYGLATGKTLKHLWHKQYWAMGVIATGVMVALLPLSLRPLRESAYELFLRLHIALALACLVLLFYHVKVMDGAYDAWLWWCIGLWVFDHLLRLVRIAILSFSSIGQRNTYAEITGGGNGLLRFAIQTTRRFDPKPGAYFFLYTPYTLSPWENHPMTLGSWTTTQKGMTLNFLIAPQAGATQRMKRSVIRSGGRTNINVLLEGPYGESHDLSGFDHVLLISGGGGVTGILPYVYTLAQRQCHRRVDVVWVVPSVGYAVDVCARELSPKTTPGINVRVYMSREQGVMAEDVVCALPPDIEVACDGDGDDDGTLGDDGDESDTALEEGEQSSLLKTISPSAARATGDTDGKLRVSSGRPSMAAVLSRAINRLEGRERLVVLSCGPAAMMDDLRAAVCESYGDEHGQVSGDRLVYYEDSFGW; translated from the exons ATGCGCGCCCACTCCGCAGCCTTGCACAGCGCGCTCTTCACGGCACTCTTGATCCTCATCCTCCCGTCGTGCTTGGCATCCAAACATGTCCCCGGCCTCCCAGCTCTGCGCCTCCAGACGCGACCTGGACTCTGCTACGAGGCTTGCGAGTCGACTCTGCACGACATCCGgttcgtcgacgagcacgccaaGCGGAACAAGTACAcccggcgcgcgtcgagcgtccTCTGGCTCACCTCTGCTGTCCACTGCATGGACAAGCGGTGTGATGCCGGCAGCATGAGCGAGGGGTACAGGGTTATGCGGAATACATTCCTACATGAGGCCGACGTGGACATCGGTACTGACCCGGACCAGTACCGCAACGCGACGCTCCTCGAGTCATGTCAAGACGTCCACACCCTCAGCCGTgaggccgagaagcgcaCCTTTAACACCACGGTCTTGCCCGAGCGGCACGATTGGGAGGTGGCGTACAATACCTTG TACACATGGGACGTCAACATGATCTAC CACCACGGCTTCGACGAGTTCCTCTACCTCCTACTAGGTATCATGCTGGCGTGTGGGATCGCCGATCACGTCGTAGGCTGGCTTCGACGGTCTTGTGGCGGTGCAGCTTCGGGCGATGTCAAGTACACGTCGCTGGTCGACTCCGGCTCCATCGATCTTGCAGGCAGCTCCTGGTCTCAGCGCTACCTGACATGGTACCGAAAATATATCGACACACCAGCTCTGTTTGGGTACCGCCACGTCCAGGCGGCTTGGGGTGGCTGGGTGTCGCTACCGACCAGATTGGAGAGCACCATC ATTGGCCTCTACATCGCGGCAAACGTTCTGTTTACGCTATGCCCGTATCCCATGGCACCAGAGAATCGCTT CTGGCCAGGCCGCCCTGACCAAGAGCTCTCGCGTTACATCGCAGACCGCACCGGCATCATGTGCTTCTGGAATTTGCCGCTACTgtgggcgctggcgggccgCAACAACGTTGTCCTCTGGCTGACCTCGTGGTCGTACA GCTCTCTCAACATGTTTCACAGATGGGTCGCGCGTGTGGCTACAGCTCAGGCCGTCATCCACTCACTCGCATACCTCTATTACGGCCTCGCGACGGGCAAGACGCTCAAACACTTATGGCACAAGCAATACTGGGCGATGGGCGTCATCGCGACTGGCGTCATGGTCGCTCTACTCCCGTTGTCGCTTCGACCTCTCCGCGAGTCTGCCTACGAGCTCTTCCTTCGCCTACATATCGCCCTCGCCTTGGCATGccttgtcctcctcttctACCACGTCAAAGTGATGGACGGGGCGTACGACGCGTGGCTCTGGTGGTGTATCGGGCTGTGGGTCTTTGACCACCTACTCCGTCTCGTGCGCATCGCCATATTGTCCTTCAGTTCCATCGGACAGAGAAACACGTATGCGGAGATCACGGGTGGAGGGAACGGCCTCTTGCGGTTCGCGATACAAACAACCCGGCGGTTCGATCCCAAGCCCGGCGCGTACTTCTTCCTCTACACGCCCTACACACTTTCGCCATGGGAGAATCACCCGATGACACTCGGATCATGGACTACGACACAGAAGGGCATGACACTCAACTTCCTCATCGCTCCACAAGCCGGTGCGACGCAGCGCATGAAGCGCAGCGTCATTCGCTCTGGAGGCCGCACAAACATCAACGTTCTCCTTGAAGGTCCGTACGGGGAGTCTCACGACCTGTCCGGCTTTGACCACGTTCTTCTcatctcgggcggcggcggcgtaacCGGTATCCTGCCCTACGTCTACACGCTCGCTCAGCGACAGTGCcatcgccgcgtcgacgtcgtttGGGTCGTCCCGAGCGTCGGCTACGCGGTCGACGTGTGCGCGCGGGAACTATCACCGAAGACCACCCCCGGCATCAACGTCCGCGTCTACATGTCGAGAGAGCAGGGAGTCATGGCTGAGGATGTTGTGTGCGCCCTCCCACCCGACATCGAGGTGGCGTGTGACGGagacggggacgacgacgggacgCTGGGCGATGACGGGGACGAAAGCGATACGGCTCTGGAAGAGGGCGAGCAGTCGTCCCTTCTCAAGACGAtatcgccctcggcggcacgaGCTACTGGTGACACCGATGGCAAGCTACGAGTGTCGAGTGGGCGACCCAGCATGGCCGCGGTCCTCAGCCGCGCAATCAACCGACTTGAAGGGCGCGAGCGACTAGTCGTGCTGTCGTGCGGGCCTGCGGCGATGATGGACGACTTGCGGGCTGCGGTATGTGAGTCGTATGGTGATGAGCATGGGCAGGTTAGTGGTGATAGACTGGTGTACTACGAGGACTCGTTTGGGTGGTAA